In the genome of Saprospira sp. CCB-QB6, one region contains:
- a CDS encoding ArnT family glycosyltransferase, whose protein sequence is MKSLLSYLGLTALLSLLLLGHYFFGYYGHYGYDDVMGYMYQAAQLVQGQFHLGDDHYAYRWGTIFPTALSYSLFGINDFAGALPAMLITGATALLIFWSLGGSWKGAGIWGVLLFFFNEWSLFYSDKVMPDILVALGTLGLFLCLWRLRFKRQAGPSWPYALSFSLILLYSFWAKETIILSLPVFFVFFILDVYRREYLAFWAWAIGFSILFFALYFGVIYGQTGSFLYRFKAIELGSYFNPCSYDQLPISHLLERISYGLGLLFLRSGLLPVLGLGLGSLFFLKGKRWKMDSESAFWSLSLGLSVFSAYFMTISYKAYVPMCGTDVRHFLYLAPLAAIAAAPYLQAFWQRKQYALGLLLPLWFWTGLAYWLGYGNALSIGGWALALSLFALSPQRLMVGARALSMSLFILALAYPTYQSMQYAKTQGYIEQRELILRHFSPDQQQAAIVISNPVQRNFGEYYMQFAPQSQVLFWNYQQTAQEQPQPNTRYYLLLNAFSRYQSNTSWEELPPLVQAYYQGQEQLPLKLIDNQKEGAILLLEITDPAAAWPQLLLPQ, encoded by the coding sequence ATGAAATCACTTCTCTCCTATTTGGGCCTTACTGCCCTACTTTCGCTCCTGTTGTTGGGACATTATTTTTTTGGCTATTATGGTCACTATGGCTATGATGATGTCATGGGCTATATGTATCAGGCCGCTCAATTAGTGCAGGGGCAGTTTCATTTAGGCGACGACCACTATGCCTATCGCTGGGGGACCATCTTCCCCACGGCCCTATCCTATTCCCTTTTTGGCATCAATGATTTTGCTGGGGCCCTCCCCGCCATGCTCATCACGGGCGCCACGGCCCTACTGATCTTTTGGAGTTTGGGCGGCTCTTGGAAAGGGGCTGGCATCTGGGGCGTTCTGCTCTTTTTCTTCAATGAATGGAGCCTATTTTATTCGGATAAGGTCATGCCCGACATTCTAGTCGCTTTAGGGACCTTAGGGCTTTTTCTATGTCTTTGGCGGCTCCGCTTTAAGCGGCAGGCTGGTCCAAGCTGGCCCTATGCCCTGAGCTTTAGCCTGATTTTACTCTATTCTTTTTGGGCCAAAGAGACCATTATCTTATCCCTGCCCGTCTTTTTTGTCTTCTTTATTTTAGATGTTTACCGCCGCGAATACCTCGCCTTTTGGGCTTGGGCGATTGGCTTTTCGATCCTCTTTTTTGCCCTTTATTTTGGGGTTATTTATGGCCAAACAGGTAGTTTTCTCTATCGCTTCAAAGCCATCGAGCTAGGCAGTTATTTCAATCCCTGCAGCTACGACCAGCTCCCAATTTCCCATTTACTAGAGCGCATTAGCTATGGTTTGGGCCTTTTATTTCTTCGCAGCGGTTTGCTGCCTGTTTTGGGCCTGGGCCTAGGCAGTCTCTTTTTCCTAAAAGGCAAGCGCTGGAAAATGGACAGCGAGTCCGCCTTTTGGAGCCTTAGCTTAGGCCTTAGTGTTTTTTCGGCTTACTTCATGACGATTTCTTATAAGGCTTATGTGCCCATGTGCGGCACAGATGTCCGTCACTTTTTATATTTGGCCCCCTTGGCCGCCATCGCCGCCGCCCCTTATTTGCAGGCCTTTTGGCAGCGCAAGCAGTATGCGCTTGGACTACTGCTGCCCTTGTGGTTTTGGACCGGCTTAGCCTATTGGCTGGGCTATGGCAATGCCCTATCTATTGGCGGCTGGGCCTTGGCCCTTTCCCTTTTTGCCCTTTCTCCCCAGCGCTTAATGGTTGGGGCACGAGCACTCAGTATGTCGCTCTTTATTTTGGCTTTGGCCTACCCCACTTACCAAAGTATGCAATATGCCAAAACCCAAGGCTATATCGAGCAGCGGGAACTGATCCTGCGGCATTTCTCTCCCGATCAGCAGCAGGCAGCCATAGTGATTAGCAATCCTGTACAGCGCAATTTTGGCGAATACTATATGCAGTTTGCCCCCCAATCTCAGGTCCTTTTTTGGAACTACCAACAGACGGCTCAAGAACAGCCCCAGCCCAATACTCGCTACTATTTATTGCTCAATGCCTTTAGTCGCTATCAAAGCAATACTAGCTGGGAGGAGCTCCCCCCTTTGGTACAGGCCTATTATCAGGGCCAAGAACAACTTCCCCTAAAACTAATCGACAACCAAAAAGAGGGGGCCATTCTCCTCCTCGAAATCACTGATCCCGCAGCGGCTTGGCCCCAATTACTTTTGCCCCAATAG
- the mutL gene encoding DNA mismatch repair endonuclease MutL has translation MADLIRLLPDHIANQIAAGEVVQRPASVVKELMENAIDAGAQNIRLIINDAGKTLIQLVDDGIGMSETDARMSFERHATSKIQKAEDLFNLHTMGFRGEALASIAAVAQVEMRTKKRGEELGVRLQVEGSELLSQEPCQAAAGTSISVKNLFYNIPARRNFLKSDKVEFKHVLDEFQQIAIAHPDIFFSLHHNGQKQFHLPASNLKQRIIQVLGKKYAQALIPISEETDIIKIWGYVGKPDFARKMRGDQYFYVNQRYIKSNYLQHALFQAYEDLLPQKMYPIYVVFFELDPAKIDVNVHPSKQEIKFEDERLIYNYLRVCTRHALAQHHVTPSIDFEQESSISKQLERERMEKQQLFSNTKTSSPKSTTSGGGGGYRPPQKTEQERNNLAHWEKLYADLQDEEEEEQQLLPSKLSKQTPLFEQEEEETLQMGQGPKQELFYLGQGYMISPLRAGYLLIHQQTALERILYDDYLQRLEHKRLVQQHSLFPISVSLNLRDAKLLQELLPQLKSLGFELVPMGETTFVISSVPAYLEQLGEEDGWLEEILEQYQLGQSLSLSFEQNMARAMAMRMAKQQPKRLSPLEMQALIDRLFACENPERSPRGRRCFIRYNFEELDRRFES, from the coding sequence ATGGCAGATCTTATTCGCCTATTGCCCGACCATATTGCCAACCAAATTGCAGCCGGAGAAGTGGTGCAACGGCCCGCTTCTGTAGTCAAAGAATTGATGGAAAACGCCATTGATGCAGGAGCTCAAAACATTCGCCTGATTATCAATGATGCGGGAAAAACCCTCATTCAGTTGGTGGATGATGGCATTGGGATGAGCGAAACGGATGCTCGGATGAGTTTTGAGCGACATGCCACCTCTAAGATTCAAAAGGCAGAAGACCTTTTTAATCTGCATACCATGGGCTTTCGGGGCGAGGCTCTAGCCTCTATTGCTGCCGTGGCCCAGGTGGAAATGCGGACCAAAAAGCGGGGCGAGGAACTGGGCGTTCGTCTACAGGTAGAAGGTTCTGAATTGCTCTCTCAAGAGCCTTGTCAGGCTGCTGCGGGGACCAGCATTTCGGTCAAGAACCTCTTTTACAATATTCCCGCTAGACGCAACTTTCTCAAATCGGATAAGGTAGAATTTAAGCATGTGCTCGATGAATTTCAGCAGATTGCCATTGCCCATCCCGATATCTTTTTCTCTTTGCACCACAATGGCCAAAAGCAGTTTCATCTGCCCGCCAGCAACCTCAAACAACGGATTATTCAGGTATTGGGGAAGAAATACGCTCAAGCCTTAATTCCCATCTCTGAAGAGACCGATATTATTAAGATTTGGGGCTATGTGGGCAAGCCTGATTTTGCCCGCAAGATGCGTGGCGATCAGTATTTCTACGTCAATCAGCGCTATATCAAAAGTAATTATTTGCAACATGCGCTTTTTCAGGCCTATGAAGATCTACTCCCACAAAAGATGTATCCCATTTATGTGGTTTTCTTTGAGCTAGATCCCGCCAAAATTGATGTGAATGTCCACCCCAGCAAACAAGAAATTAAGTTTGAGGATGAGCGACTGATCTATAATTACCTTAGAGTCTGTACCCGCCATGCTTTGGCCCAACATCATGTGACGCCTAGCATCGACTTTGAGCAGGAGTCGAGCATTAGTAAGCAATTGGAGCGGGAGCGGATGGAAAAACAACAGCTATTTTCCAATACAAAAACGAGCAGCCCAAAGTCTACAACTAGCGGCGGTGGTGGCGGCTATCGTCCCCCTCAAAAAACGGAGCAGGAACGGAACAATCTGGCCCATTGGGAGAAGCTCTATGCTGATTTACAAGATGAGGAGGAGGAAGAACAACAGCTGCTTCCCTCCAAGCTCTCTAAGCAAACCCCACTCTTTGAACAGGAAGAAGAAGAGACCCTGCAAATGGGCCAAGGCCCCAAACAAGAGCTCTTTTATTTGGGCCAAGGCTATATGATTAGCCCCCTAAGAGCGGGTTATTTATTGATTCATCAGCAGACCGCCCTAGAGCGCATCCTTTATGATGATTATTTGCAGCGGCTAGAACATAAGCGGCTGGTCCAACAACACAGCCTCTTCCCTATTAGTGTTAGCCTGAATTTGCGGGATGCCAAGCTCTTACAAGAGCTGCTGCCCCAGCTCAAAAGCTTGGGCTTTGAATTGGTCCCTATGGGCGAAACGACCTTTGTCATCTCTTCGGTACCCGCCTATTTAGAACAATTGGGCGAAGAAGATGGCTGGCTAGAAGAAATCTTGGAGCAATACCAATTGGGCCAATCCCTTTCTCTTTCCTTTGAACAAAATATGGCCAGAGCTATGGCTATGCGCATGGCCAAACAACAACCCAAGCGGCTTAGCCCGCTCGAAATGCAGGCCCTAATTGATCGGCTCTTTGCCTGCGAAAACCCAGAGCGATCCCCCAGAGGACGCCGCTGCTTTATTCGCTACAATTTTGAAGAACTAGATAGACGCTTCGAGTCTTAA
- a CDS encoding WD40/YVTN/BNR-like repeat-containing protein, with amino-acid sequence MAYNKILFFLLFIFALQACQKVETMERDLSRWAVPDQLPVNSILVHNDSLYIGLGDLFNRGGLWVSPIDSPSWDSLLVLNHAVRDLQWLDDRLYAYPIGNTVYYREGGIWSGLYMPGWEYFSAGHFFSDSAGILVAGENLGLGRIHRLRANGNFPYLLQADSFLHSFSDLAGQADGRALAVGYGLILKTTDYGQNWAPMPPQGNYFRAISWPDSLNAFVAGDYGSVYKSEDGGESWQKLLSGRTINPKYRWRCILALDQDHLAVGGKDGALLLSEDGGQNWQKLQGLEGEEILCLAHDGQFWYLGTAQGHIWGFLY; translated from the coding sequence ATGGCCTACAATAAAATTCTATTCTTTCTCCTCTTTATTTTTGCTTTACAAGCCTGCCAGAAGGTAGAAACTATGGAGCGAGACTTAAGCCGTTGGGCCGTTCCCGATCAATTGCCCGTCAATAGTATATTGGTCCATAATGATAGCCTTTATATTGGCCTAGGCGACCTTTTTAATCGAGGGGGGCTTTGGGTAAGCCCTATTGATAGCCCTAGTTGGGACAGTTTATTAGTGCTCAATCATGCAGTCCGAGATTTACAATGGCTAGATGATCGCTTATATGCCTATCCGATTGGGAACACGGTTTATTATCGAGAAGGCGGTATTTGGTCTGGCCTGTATATGCCTGGCTGGGAGTATTTTTCTGCGGGACATTTCTTTTCGGACTCTGCAGGCATTCTGGTCGCTGGCGAAAATTTGGGCCTAGGGCGCATTCATCGTTTGCGGGCCAATGGCAATTTTCCCTATCTCCTCCAAGCCGATAGCTTTCTCCATAGTTTTAGTGATTTGGCGGGGCAGGCCGATGGCCGCGCCCTAGCCGTTGGTTATGGCCTAATCTTAAAGACTACTGATTATGGGCAAAATTGGGCGCCCATGCCGCCCCAGGGCAATTATTTTAGGGCCATTAGTTGGCCCGATAGCCTAAATGCTTTTGTAGCTGGAGATTATGGTAGCGTTTATAAATCTGAAGATGGGGGCGAAAGCTGGCAAAAGCTATTGTCGGGCCGCACCATAAACCCCAAATACCGTTGGCGCTGCATTCTAGCCCTAGATCAAGATCATCTAGCTGTTGGGGGAAAAGATGGGGCCCTGCTCCTCTCTGAAGATGGGGGCCAAAACTGGCAAAAACTTCAGGGTTTAGAGGGCGAAGAAATTCTCTGTCTGGCCCATGATGGACAATTTTGGTATTTGGGCACAGCGCAGGGCCATATTTGGGGTTTTTTGTATTAA
- a CDS encoding M20/M25/M40 family metallo-hydrolase, whose protein sequence is MRPVFTFLVGSLLFFGPKAHSQTGDEGVEQVAQFFDHVLTEGQCYPWLHHLCKEIGHRVAGSSAGAAAVEYSQQILDSIGCDKVWTQEVEVRHWSRGSIEKCKLIQSKTLGDLELSVVALGYSAPTPKLGLSAEVIEVKSVEDLRKLPSSQVKGKFVFFNGPMDPTKINTFHAYGAAGSQRTSGPKVAAQKGAVGALVRSLTLKNDDVPHSGVTIFQQEQPIPAAALGIQSADKLSALLAQEPKAKVYLQLNCQDLGKRKTYNVIGEIKGSDYPDEIIVVGGHLDSWDLGEGAHDDGAGCVHAMQVLHSFKALGIRPKHTIRCVLFANEESGLAGGRKYAAEAERKGEKHIAAIESDGGGHAPRGFAMDALPHILQPAYAKAQNWRALVSPYGFYELTTGGSGADISPLKKLGVVLFGFRPDSQRYFDYHHSSNDVFENVHRRELELGAAGIAAWVYLIDQYGLQ, encoded by the coding sequence ATGCGCCCAGTTTTTACCTTTTTAGTTGGTTCTCTTTTGTTTTTTGGTCCAAAGGCGCACAGCCAAACTGGAGATGAAGGAGTAGAGCAAGTTGCTCAATTCTTCGATCATGTCTTGACCGAAGGACAATGCTACCCTTGGCTACATCATCTCTGCAAAGAGATCGGCCACCGAGTAGCAGGCTCTTCCGCTGGAGCTGCAGCCGTAGAATACAGCCAACAAATTCTAGATAGTATTGGCTGCGATAAGGTCTGGACCCAAGAGGTAGAGGTCCGCCATTGGAGCCGTGGGAGCATCGAAAAATGTAAGCTCATCCAATCTAAAACCCTAGGCGATCTAGAGCTATCCGTCGTGGCCTTGGGCTACTCGGCCCCTACACCTAAACTGGGCCTAAGCGCTGAAGTCATTGAAGTAAAATCCGTGGAAGACTTGCGCAAGCTCCCTAGCAGCCAAGTCAAAGGCAAGTTTGTCTTTTTTAATGGGCCTATGGACCCCACTAAAATCAATACCTTTCACGCCTATGGCGCTGCTGGCTCGCAGCGCACTTCTGGCCCTAAAGTGGCCGCCCAAAAAGGAGCAGTAGGCGCCTTAGTTCGCTCCCTCACCCTCAAAAATGATGATGTTCCTCATTCTGGTGTAACGATTTTTCAACAAGAGCAACCGATTCCAGCCGCTGCACTAGGTATTCAAAGCGCCGATAAACTATCGGCCCTTTTGGCCCAAGAACCCAAGGCCAAAGTCTATTTGCAACTCAACTGTCAAGACTTGGGCAAACGCAAAACCTATAATGTAATTGGAGAAATTAAAGGGAGTGATTATCCCGATGAAATTATTGTAGTTGGCGGTCACCTAGACTCTTGGGATTTGGGCGAAGGCGCTCATGATGATGGCGCTGGCTGCGTGCATGCCATGCAGGTCCTTCACAGCTTTAAAGCCCTAGGCATTCGGCCCAAACATACCATTCGCTGCGTGCTTTTTGCCAATGAGGAAAGCGGCCTAGCTGGTGGACGAAAATATGCAGCCGAGGCCGAGCGAAAAGGCGAAAAACATATTGCCGCTATTGAATCTGATGGAGGTGGACATGCCCCCAGAGGTTTTGCCATGGATGCCCTCCCTCATATTCTGCAACCTGCCTATGCCAAGGCCCAAAACTGGAGAGCTTTAGTTTCTCCCTACGGCTTTTACGAACTCACCACAGGAGGCTCTGGGGCTGACATTAGCCCACTTAAAAAGTTGGGGGTGGTCCTTTTTGGATTTCGCCCTGATTCTCAACGTTACTTTGATTACCACCACTCTAGCAATGATGTTTTTGAAAATGTGCATCGCCGAGAGCTAGAACTGGGCGCGGCAGGCATTGCCGCTTGGGTATACCTTATCGATCAATATGGCCTACAATAA
- a CDS encoding SAM-dependent methyltransferase — MPAKLYLIPVPLGPSDYLPVPQQVIQVVHSLDHFIVERGKTARRFLKDWKTPIPFQEMTFFELNKRTDLAELPSFLEPALKMGKSIGLMSEAGCPGVADPGAAVIEMAHAKGIEVVPLVGPSSILLALMASGFNGQCFGFEGYLPIKKGERQKKIKHLYAQSKKEGRSQIFIETPYRNMAMLEDLLAQLPNHCRLCVAADISLPSQYIKSQTVAEWKKGSLPDLHKRPTVFLFLA; from the coding sequence ATGCCGGCCAAATTATATCTTATCCCTGTCCCTTTGGGCCCCTCCGATTATTTACCTGTTCCCCAACAAGTAATTCAAGTTGTCCATAGTTTGGACCATTTTATTGTAGAGCGAGGCAAAACAGCTCGCCGCTTCCTCAAGGATTGGAAAACGCCTATCCCCTTTCAAGAAATGACCTTTTTTGAACTCAACAAACGCACAGACCTTGCAGAACTCCCCTCTTTTCTAGAGCCTGCACTCAAAATGGGGAAGAGCATCGGCCTAATGTCTGAAGCAGGCTGCCCTGGCGTAGCCGACCCCGGCGCTGCCGTCATCGAAATGGCCCATGCCAAAGGCATTGAAGTGGTCCCCCTAGTTGGCCCCTCTTCTATCCTATTGGCCCTAATGGCCTCTGGCTTCAATGGCCAATGCTTCGGCTTTGAAGGCTATTTGCCCATCAAAAAAGGCGAACGCCAAAAGAAGATCAAGCATTTATATGCCCAGTCTAAAAAAGAAGGTCGCAGCCAAATCTTTATCGAAACGCCTTACCGCAATATGGCTATGCTAGAAGATCTTTTGGCCCAATTGCCCAATCATTGCCGCCTTTGTGTAGCCGCAGATATTAGCCTGCCCAGCCAATATATTAAAAGCCAAACCGTAGCCGAATGGAAAAAGGGAAGCTTGCCCGACCTGCATAAACGGCCCACGGTATTCCTTTTCCTTGCCTAA
- a CDS encoding pyridoxal phosphate-dependent aminotransferase, which translates to MPSSDFDIYELLPRRSRKILNNRRRARYHSLPRHCLRMEQNESPWGSLGAEQDYSQYPDPECQLLREEAAEFYGLKKEQILAGNGGSALIDLIFRVFCQDDKDHILSFSPIAPEVRHLADLNGSHLELLPLNEDYQISLFKLRAELRKEVKILFLSHPNPISGRCLRGIDVVDAIEGFKGLVVLDERQLDYQQDLSLLPYLKDFPNLVIIRSFSSLWGLAGLRLGLAFGSPELIEILQKMQTPFSVNTLAQTAAVKAMRVPAQKDRVIEQTLEQRKILIEKLDQLPIVQEVSLSNSNCILFKVKEGEKTYQYLQNEGIEVFPAYQIDKSLEHCIRISVGQEEQNKRLIKALKDMPSKTSLRHKIMKQLGQGLKNASLILGMGVFKKIIG; encoded by the coding sequence ATGCCATCCAGCGATTTTGATATTTACGAATTGCTGCCCCGCCGCAGCCGCAAAATTCTAAATAACCGCCGCCGAGCCCGCTACCATAGCCTGCCTCGGCATTGTTTGCGTATGGAACAAAACGAGAGCCCCTGGGGAAGCCTAGGCGCCGAGCAAGATTATAGCCAATACCCCGATCCCGAATGCCAATTGCTTCGAGAAGAAGCCGCCGAGTTTTATGGCCTGAAAAAAGAACAAATCTTAGCCGGCAACGGCGGTAGCGCCCTGATCGACCTGATCTTTCGCGTCTTTTGCCAAGATGATAAGGACCATATTCTCAGCTTTAGCCCTATCGCCCCAGAAGTCCGCCACCTAGCCGACCTGAACGGCAGCCATCTCGAACTCCTTCCCCTCAACGAGGACTACCAAATTTCGCTTTTCAAACTAAGAGCAGAACTCCGCAAAGAGGTCAAAATTCTATTCCTCAGCCACCCCAACCCTATCTCCGGCCGCTGCCTAAGAGGGATTGATGTGGTCGATGCCATCGAAGGCTTTAAAGGCCTAGTGGTCCTAGACGAGCGACAACTCGATTACCAACAAGACCTCAGCCTACTCCCCTACCTTAAAGATTTCCCCAATCTCGTTATTATCCGCTCTTTCTCAAGCCTCTGGGGCCTAGCGGGGCTCCGCCTCGGCCTCGCCTTCGGCTCGCCCGAACTCATCGAGATTTTACAGAAAATGCAAACGCCCTTTAGCGTAAACACCTTGGCCCAAACCGCCGCCGTTAAAGCCATGCGGGTCCCCGCCCAAAAAGATCGAGTGATTGAACAAACACTGGAACAACGCAAAATCCTTATCGAAAAACTCGATCAACTGCCCATTGTTCAAGAGGTATCGCTCTCCAATAGCAATTGCATTCTCTTCAAGGTCAAAGAAGGCGAAAAAACTTACCAATACCTACAAAATGAAGGCATTGAAGTCTTTCCCGCCTACCAAATTGACAAAAGCCTTGAACACTGCATTCGCATCTCGGTCGGCCAAGAAGAACAAAATAAACGCCTCATCAAGGCCCTTAAAGATATGCCCAGCAAAACCTCGCTTCGCCACAAAATCATGAAGCAGTTGGGCCAAGGCCTCAAAAATGCTAGCCTGATTCTAGGCATGGGCGTTTTCAAAAAAATTATTGGTTAA
- a CDS encoding lycopene cyclase domain-containing protein produces the protein MQQQTKKWGAALLLGGLPLLWVLYLLWAPLDWQAEQSMQVPAMGPKLQFGEHAYWYLWINIGTIFFPFLLSFDKKVHFYKKWRFLWPGLLIVGSFFLAWDVFFTQMNVWDFNPRYFTYSFLGLPLGEWLFFISVPYACLFIHECLLAYISKDVLGPIERPLSWLLVVLFYAIGFSSLLMSYTAWTFLLAGSFLLWHLLFIPNYYRSRFYLAYLISLFPFLLVNGILTGGFNQEPVVLYNNSQQLEAILGFRCGSIPWDDFIYGFLLLFLNVSFFEYFRNRKPS, from the coding sequence ATGCAACAACAAACAAAAAAATGGGGGGCGGCTCTTCTTCTTGGAGGGCTGCCCTTGCTTTGGGTCCTCTACTTATTGTGGGCGCCCCTAGATTGGCAGGCCGAACAATCTATGCAAGTGCCCGCTATGGGCCCTAAACTACAGTTTGGAGAGCATGCCTATTGGTATTTATGGATTAACATCGGGACGATTTTCTTCCCTTTTTTGCTCTCCTTTGACAAAAAGGTCCACTTCTATAAAAAATGGCGCTTTCTATGGCCCGGCCTGCTAATCGTTGGCAGCTTTTTTTTGGCCTGGGATGTTTTCTTTACCCAAATGAACGTTTGGGATTTTAACCCCCGCTATTTTACCTACTCTTTTCTGGGCCTGCCCTTAGGCGAATGGCTATTTTTTATTAGCGTCCCCTATGCCTGCCTCTTTATTCATGAATGTCTCTTGGCCTATATTTCTAAAGATGTTTTGGGGCCCATAGAACGCCCCCTTAGTTGGCTATTGGTTGTTCTATTCTATGCTATTGGATTCAGCAGTTTGTTGATGAGTTATACAGCCTGGACCTTTTTGCTAGCGGGTAGTTTTCTACTTTGGCACTTACTTTTTATCCCCAACTATTATCGCAGCCGCTTCTATTTGGCCTACCTCATCAGCCTTTTTCCCTTTTTGCTGGTCAACGGTATTTTAACAGGGGGCTTCAATCAAGAACCCGTAGTACTCTACAACAATAGTCAACAACTAGAAGCCATCTTGGGCTTCCGCTGCGGCAGCATCCCCTGGGACGACTTTATTTATGGCTTTTTACTCCTTTTTCTAAATGTCTCTTTTTTCGAGTACTTCAGAAATAGAAAGCCATCCTAA
- a CDS encoding phytoene/squalene synthase family protein codes for MDHLKLYQDSCQACSQLITERYSTSFSLGIRMFSKRFRGPIYAIYGFVRFADEIVDTFHGHDKADLLERFRQDTYRAIEEKISLNPILQAFQMVVNEYQIERELIDAFLYSMEMDLHFQRYEDSLYKKYIYGSAEVVGLMCLRVFCKDKPGLYEKLEEPACALGSAFQKINFLRDMKSDYAERGRVYFPGVDYKLFNDHIKAEIEADILQDFQLAYHGILGLPKGCRFGVYVAYKYYLNLFHKIKQSPADRVTEERIRIPNGSKLYILGKSMIRAQFNLL; via the coding sequence ATGGATCACTTAAAACTTTATCAGGACAGCTGCCAGGCTTGCAGCCAGCTCATCACAGAGCGTTATAGCACCTCTTTTTCGCTGGGTATTCGGATGTTTTCTAAGCGGTTCAGAGGACCTATTTACGCCATTTATGGTTTTGTTCGCTTTGCCGATGAAATCGTTGATACCTTTCATGGGCACGACAAGGCCGACTTACTCGAACGTTTTCGACAAGATACTTATCGAGCCATTGAAGAAAAAATCAGCCTCAACCCTATCTTACAAGCCTTTCAAATGGTGGTCAATGAGTACCAAATTGAGCGAGAATTGATTGATGCCTTTTTGTATAGTATGGAAATGGACCTGCATTTTCAGCGCTATGAAGATAGCCTCTACAAAAAGTATATTTACGGCTCTGCCGAGGTGGTGGGCCTGATGTGCCTACGGGTGTTTTGTAAGGATAAGCCCGGCCTCTATGAAAAGCTAGAAGAACCCGCCTGCGCCTTGGGTTCCGCCTTTCAAAAGATCAACTTTTTGCGCGATATGAAAAGTGATTATGCCGAACGTGGCCGAGTCTATTTTCCAGGAGTTGATTATAAATTATTTAATGACCACATTAAGGCCGAAATCGAAGCAGATATTCTCCAAGATTTTCAGTTGGCCTATCACGGTATTTTGGGGCTACCCAAAGGTTGTCGGTTTGGAGTTTACGTAGCCTATAAATATTACCTCAACCTCTTCCATAAAATTAAACAATCGCCAGCCGATCGAGTGACAGAAGAACGTATTCGGATTCCCAATGGCAGCAAATTGTATATCTTGGGTAAGTCGATGATTCGAGCACAGTTTAATCTCTTATAG